The Acutalibacter muris genomic sequence CAAGCGCAAGCGGGAAATTGAGAGCTGTCTTTTCGAGGTCTTTATCAAGTACGCGCCGGGCCGGGCGCAGGTGGTGTAATGCGAGGCATCCTTGTGGAATAGGGCTACCAGAGGTATAATATAGGTGTAAGGTTTGGTAGCTCCTGAAACGGAAAGGAGTACCAAATGAACATTCGGGAAGATGCAATTTACGGACGGCAGTCGGTAGACCGCAAGGACAGTATCAGCATTGAAAGTCAAATTGAGTTTTGCAAATATGAGTTGAGAGGGGGTAACTTCCGCCAGTACACCGATAAAGGCTATTCCGGCAAGAACACCGACCGCCCCAAATTCCAGGAGCTGATAGCCGACATCAAGCGGGGCCTGATTAAGCGGGTGGTGGTCTACAAGCTGGACAGGATCAGCCGCTCCATTCTGGACTTCGCCACCATGATGGAAACCTTTCAGGCGTACAACGTGGAGTTTGTGTCCTCCACAGAAAAGTTTGATACCTCCACGCCAATGGGCCGGGCCATGCTGAACATCTGTATCGTGTTCGCACAGCTGGAACGGGAAACCATTCAGAAGCGGGTGACGGACGCTTACTATTCCCGGTGCCAGCGCGGTTTTCACATGAGCGGCGCGGCCCCGTCCGGCTTTCAGCTTGAACCCACCACCATTCAGGGCATCCGCACGAAAATGATGAAGCCCGACCCGGAAACGGCGGACATCGCCCGGCTGATGTTTGAAATGTACGCCCAGCCCTCCACCTCTTTCGGGGACATCGCCCGGCACTTCGCGGACGAGGGCATCCTGATTTATGACAAGGAGTTGACCCGTGGCTTTATCTCCCAAATGCTCCGCAACCCCATTTACGCCCAGGCCGACCTGGATATGTACGAGTTTTTCAAAAGCCAGGGGACGGTGGTGATCAACGAGGCGGCGGACTTCGCGGGGACAAACGGCTGTTATCTCTACCAGGGCCGGGACGTGCAGGAACGAAAAAACAAGCACCTGAAAGACCAGATCCTTGTGGTGGCCCCCAGCGAGGGGCTGGTATCGGCGGATGTGTGGCTCCATTGCCGGAAAAAGCTGATGGCGAATACCACGTTCCAAAATGGGCGTAAGGCGAAAAATACCTGGCTGGCCGGGAAAGTGAAGTGTGGCCGCTGTGGGTACGCCCTAATGAGCGTGGGGAACCCGTCAGGCGTTCAATACCTGCGATGCTCCAAGCGGGCGGACAACAAGAGCTGTCCGGGCTGTGGAACGCTCCGCACGAGGGAATTTGAGCGGTTTATTTACGGCGAAATGGTGAAGAAGCTGGCGCAATTCCAAACCCTAACGGGCAAGCGGGAAAAGGTAAATCCCAAGCTCACCGCCTTAAATGTGGAGCTGGCCCGTGTGGAGGATGAAATTGAAAAGCTGCTGAACACCCTGACCGGGGCCAGCGCAGTTTTAATCTCCTACGCCAACACCAAGATTGAGGAATTGGACGCACAGCGGCAAACGCTGTCAAAGGAAATCGCGGCCCTGTCTGCGGAAACCATGTCGCCGGAACAGATTGAGCGGTTGTCGGTGTACCTGAACCGCTGGGAAGAGATTGACTTTGACGACAGGCGGCAGGTGGCTGACGGCCTTATCTCTCAAATCCGCGCCACAGGTGAATGTGTCGCTATTGAGTGGAAAATCTGACTTTCAACGATCCATCGCACTTGACTATGGGCTGTGTGCCCTTGTCAAGAGATGTAAGCGTCGTACCATAATAACAAAATTAAGCCTGGTGAGAAGATTTTTGGATTTTCTTTTTCATAAAGGTATTTGCAATTTTTCGGAACAACATATTTATTTAGCCCGATTACCAATACAATATCACTCAGTATCGATAAGTTATAATAGACGCAAGCTTGAGTTTCAAAGCAGACTAAAAGTGGAAATGTCCCAGTACCTTAACTATATAGAAGAAACCAGAACACCCGAGTATGTGAAGAATTGTCGGAATGCGTTTCTGCATTTGGATCGCTTTCTGGCAAAGAACCAAATTTCAAGGAATTCTTTGGATGGAAAAGCAATAAATTCTTGGCTGAAATCAATGCAGATGAAAACAGGTAGCAAAATGCAGATTGTGTTCAAATGAAAGGGCTTTTTCGCTTATCTAAATTTGATTGGCATTCCTGCTTATGTGCCTAAAACAATGAAATCAGAAGACGACTACATACCCTACATATTTTCTGAAGCAGAATTGGAGTCAATTTTTCTCTGTGCAGACTCACTTGTACCCAAATCCAACTATCCCTATATGCAATATGAGTTTCCGATGATTTTGCGCCTCTTATTTGGATGTGGAATGCGGATAGGTGAAGTACTAAGTTTGCAAATGAAGGATGTTGATTTGGAGAATGGAATCATAACCATTCGAAATGCCAAAAATGAAAAGGATCGTCTAGTCCCTTTACATTTTAATCTAGCGCCGGTGTTCATTCGGTACTGTATTGCAATAGGCGTAAACAATAAAAGTGAGGCCCTTGTGTTTCCTGGGAGAGATGAAAATGACAGAATAATATCAACATACCTAATAAGTTATTGAAAGATATTTTGTTGCGAATAGGGGTACCAATGTCAACTAAGAAATTTCAAAGGGGTCCATGCATACATTGCTTTCGCCACACATTTACCGTATATTCTTTCAAGCAGACGATAAAGTCAGGAGAATCAACGGATAACTCGATTCCATACCTTTCAGTATATCTATGGCACGAAGATTTGAATGCTACAGAAAAATATCTGAAACTTTCCAACGAGCTATTTCCAGATGAGGTCGCAAAATTTTCGGAGTATTCCGGCAGTCTTTTCCCGGAGGTATTTGTAGATGGCGAAGTCCAAATTTATTGAGTTGCTGGATTCCTTTATTTCAGTATATATTCCAATATCGAGAGGATTGTCAAACAATACAGTTAATTCATATAAGACCACCTTTACTCTTTTTATCATTTTCCTATATGAGAAGAAAGGGATGCCTGCTGATAAAATAACCTTTGAAAAAACTAGATGCAGACACGGTTTCCAGCTTTCTACAATGGTTGGAATCAGAACGCAAATGCTCGGTTTCTACTAGGAATCAGAGGAAGGCTGCCT encodes the following:
- a CDS encoding recombinase family protein; protein product: MNIREDAIYGRQSVDRKDSISIESQIEFCKYELRGGNFRQYTDKGYSGKNTDRPKFQELIADIKRGLIKRVVVYKLDRISRSILDFATMMETFQAYNVEFVSSTEKFDTSTPMGRAMLNICIVFAQLERETIQKRVTDAYYSRCQRGFHMSGAAPSGFQLEPTTIQGIRTKMMKPDPETADIARLMFEMYAQPSTSFGDIARHFADEGILIYDKELTRGFISQMLRNPIYAQADLDMYEFFKSQGTVVINEAADFAGTNGCYLYQGRDVQERKNKHLKDQILVVAPSEGLVSADVWLHCRKKLMANTTFQNGRKAKNTWLAGKVKCGRCGYALMSVGNPSGVQYLRCSKRADNKSCPGCGTLRTREFERFIYGEMVKKLAQFQTLTGKREKVNPKLTALNVELARVEDEIEKLLNTLTGASAVLISYANTKIEELDAQRQTLSKEIAALSAETMSPEQIERLSVYLNRWEEIDFDDRRQVADGLISQIRATGECVAIEWKI
- a CDS encoding tyrosine-type recombinase/integrase gives rise to the protein MILRLLFGCGMRIGEVLSLQMKDVDLENGIITIRNAKNEKDRLVPLHFNLAPVFIRYCIAIGVNNKSEALVFPGRDENDRIISTYLISY